The DNA region aagtgttccATAAACACTCGaagcggaccgctctgtcaaaagttgcatttgggattTTCTGACAGCAGAGAGTGGAAGtagtcgcgagagtcatcgttcagctactattgactcaaataagcagcTGACTCGGGACAGAAATTAATTAAACTTCTATTCCCACCTAGAACCCCTTTAAATAGTTTATTGCAGTAACAGTACCtagcagtgtcttgcccctcctcataacatcgtgtttacaaacattcagaacccatgtatatgctgctttgtttttcaaaacaaaacatgccTGCCCCCTGGTGTCAGTAAGGACATATAGCGCCTGCACTTCGCTAAATTTCATAAAGATGTGGGATCACATTATTTCAAATATTACAATAAGCATGTACTAAAACGAGCTCCTttagttattttgttttttaaagtgcaatgtcTGAAATGCAAATTACATTTCCAACTCAtattatcattttattttatttttattttttatgaccTTTTCCTCTCCCATCATCATATTTTGTCTAAATAACCAAACAGATAAACCTTTGTAGTTTTGTGTGAAACACATTCTTGCAAACCAAAGACTGTTGTGTTTCGCAGGCATTCATACATAAATTTGCTTGCATAAAAAAGTTACTGGGACCATTTTTGAAAGGAGAATAGCAGCAAGGTCTGGTAGAGGAAAGAGAACAACTCGTGAACTATTCCAGGAAGCCGGGAACTATTTTCCGTGCATTACTGCCTGCGTGACAAGAGGCATCATGCCTGACAAAGGTCTTCCCTGTTCACTGTGTGGGCTAGTCTATTTTCACTGCAGCATAGTGTGCATGTCTGACTTCCACCCTTCCCATTTCGCTGATCCATTGTTCCCTCTCAGGTGATGATGAATTAGAGAGCTGCACAATATATGGAAAATGtatcgttatcgcgatatcatggcttgcaatacatgtatcgcaaaagttggttaaATTGCGACACCTAGTTTTTAAattttaataacagcaaatttggtgaaaagatTTTAAAAAGGTATTATAAAGgctgacattttaagttgatgctgcatattagccatgttttttcctaataaaaataatgttggaaataaaacattacagCTGTTTTATACATGagaaagtgtagaatggcaagttgagaggagaaaatatatgtatatattaaatatcgagagtaatattgatatcgcggtatacagtcatgttatcatgTATCACATATTTTTCAAATATTATGCAGCCCTATGATGAATATTATTGGATCCATTGGGAATGTGAAGGTGTACAAAGCACACTCACTAACCATTTCAAAGGGGTTCCTTCATATTCCAACCACATCTCCTCCACATCTTCTTGCTTCATAACCTTTAGAAAGTGTTTCTTCACCTTATCGGTCACGAGTGTTAAGTAGCTGACCCTTGGCAGAAGAAGCTGCAAAAGAGAAATTACAATGGTGTATGTCATCACATTATCGCATGCTTGCTACATTGTTGAAATACTAAAGGAAATGCTTGCCCAACACAAAGACTACTGCTGTAGCCGTGGGACACTGCTCAGCAGTGAACTACGGTAAAATACGGCCTTAAAAGAGGAGTTGAAATACTCCAAGTATTTAGCATTTTGAGCACAATTCCTAGAATGCTGATATCAATCACTTCTTTACCTTAACAGAGAAGTGGTCTAATGAGTTGATTGGGTTATCTGTAAACTGATCACTTGTGCATGACAACGGAGACATCTCGTTTGACTCCAGCAACCATACTAGCAAAGGAGTTGTTTCATTAAACAAAAACTAACAGCACCACCAGGACCAGCACCAACAGCAACTAAGTGACTAGGATGTTAGTGTAAGTAGTACTCACATAAAATGGTTCAGGCTCTCTCTCGGTAACCTCGTCTTGGTTTAGAGTAAAACACGTTGGAATCCTCCCGAACCACACATCACGCAACACATCCTTGTCATCTGCCATTCTCAGGGTTCTCCGGTACACACATAAATGAGATGCTCGCTGTCAAAACTGCAAGACACCTAAAATACAGGGTATGACATAGAGAGATATCAACAAGCATTGTGACTTCAAGTTAGTTAGCTCAACAATGTCTTTCCCGGTAAACCGTGTTGTCCAATACATGGTGTTGAGCGGTGAAGGGTTTAGCAAATTCTAACTGAAGTATGCACTCAGAATTGATGTTACTTGAAGGAACGTAGTTCTATTGCTTAGGATAGTAAAAGTGGACACCTTGCTGAAGTTAGCGACCTGTCACAGCTAATGGAAGGTCTATTTGCCATAAGGCCACGGCTAACGGGGTAACCGACAGTGGGTAGTTACACAAGTAATGTGCTGCTGTATAAATTAAGTAACATCAGTTGTCATTCGCTGACAGTTCGGTTTCAAAATAATTGATGACATAGCATAATAAGAAGGGATGGTTAACTGTCAACTAGCTAGCTGTCAACTTGTTAGCAAGCTATGAGAGCAACTAGCTCAGTAACTACCACGACATGTCATAAAACCTAAACCTGATCACTACTTCAAATTATTACCCAACATTTTACCCATCTACATATAATTAATTCTAAAACTATGCTAGATATAAAATCCTACAGAGTCATCTTACTTTCCACTGCGTTCTCCTGTCCTACTCCAAGGAAGTCTTGTGTGTACAACAAGGTTCCAAAACCGGATATACGTCATCATTCCTGTGACACGCCTCAACATCTTGCTGTTGTTCAGTACCACTGATTTTGCAGTTTTCATGGCTTAAAACACATTAGAATACAAAGCCTACTCAGTGAACAGCCTGGATGCATTAACAGGAAGTCAACGTTTGTATAAGTTATTAGTCCACAGAAGGCATGCATTATATACTTGTATACCCAGTCATTTAGTCATGGCAAAACAACTTGGCATAACATCTAGACATAATCATTGTTTTGTGGAATAAAGCTGTTCAATTAAGATAAAACTAAAATGCAGAGCCCGTCTCTAACATGTCGCTGCATGAAAATTGCACAtttacatacattacacatattagtttaattaatgGGTGCTGCCAGTGCAGAAAGTTTTGATGCTGGAAGTAAACTTCCGCCCAGACTTCGGGCGCCATATTTGATCAACTGCCCCGtatttgtattcttttttttctaacccAGAAAGTTCAGAGAACTACGACCAGAAACAAACAGAAAGTCCCAATAAGTTACTGTAGCAACGCCGTAAGCTTTCATGTGACATTCGAGGACATACTTAGGACTCATAAGGATATCCAAAGATATTCTGAAACGGTAAATCTAACAAGGGAATGTTTGCTATACAGCTTTTAGTAAAAGGTTAGCAAGTCGCTAACTTGGTGTACTTGTTGTCTTATTGTTGTTGAACGCAACGTGATATGTTGGCATAGCGTGCAAAGTCAACATTACCAAAGTGAAACACCAAACAAGTTTGTTGTAAGAATGGGGCAACTTAATCGGAGACCTTAAGTATTTGTTACGCTGGCACCTAGTCTACCCAAACATGAAGCGCCAAAACTGGCTAACTTGCGCAAGTTGAAACACTGCGTTCTGCTAGCAGCAGCGACGCTTCTTCACAAGCTAACAGTATGTGTTTAGCTAGGTGACCTACGTATTCTGTCATCTGCTGTTTACAAAACAAATAAGAAAAGGCTTGTATTAACTAATTATTGCATTGAGTAGTCCTTTCGCGTTGTCGCATGCTGAACTTGCCTGGTTGTTTGAATGGGAGAATCAACTTCCCCCGGAACATCCACTGTAAACTACGTTAATCGACTTCCTATCTGACATCGCTACTAGTTAGAACTAGCTACGTTGTAGTTCTGCAGCAATGTTGTTCTAAAACATTTTATTGATtagtatttaaaataaataacttaacAATGCGACAATATATCTTCCACGAACGTGATGTAAATGAATAAACCAATATACTGCTGTGCAATTGCAGACACTGGTGGTGGAGTTCTGAATACAGTAATGAGTTTCTGCTGAAGGCAGGCAGACTTTCCTTATGATTTTTAGAACTAACGTATTTTGGCTCCATATCAGATGTCTCTCGTGGACCTGGGCAAGCGATTACTTGACGCAGCACGTAAAGGCCAGGATGATGATGTCAGGACACTCATGGCCAATGGAGCCCCTTTCACTACAGACTGGGTGAGCATATTGCAATCTGAGGGAGCACACATTTCTTGACAGCAGTCAGGGATGTGTACCAGTAGCATTGCCTATTTCTGGTCAAGGGTATTCTATTTCATGTGCGACCCATACACCATTTAAAtatattgtgtgtaaatgtgtagtaTTGCGCTTCTGTATTAATAACAATCCACATTCCTTGCCTGCCTGATGTCATTCACTCTTGTATAGCTTGGGACGTCACCTCTGCACCTGGCCGCCCAGTATGGGCACTTCTCTACTGCGGAGGTGCTCCTCAGAGCAGGCGTCAGCAGGGACGCTCGCACCAAGGTGGACAGGACGCCGCTTCACATGGCCGCCGCAGAGGGCCACACCACCATTGTGGAGCTACTCGTCAAGGTGAAAAGCAGTTTCAGATTTAGCAATACGATTGAGGTCGTGTGGAGGGAATTGGAGTGTGAAGCATGTTCCATCTTGCTTTGAACCAAGAATGCTCTCCCTATGTAACCTGAAGTTTTCTCCGAGTTCTAGATAGTAGGTcatgtgcagaggtgtcaaagtaaaagtgAGAAAGGAACACAGTTTCCTTTCAAGACCGATAActgatctgagtaaccagtagatctGTGTGATTgtattacgatcagctgactgcactggttggatcaagtttgtgatgGGCCCATGTTAGGtgtgtttttcaataacaacgcagtctatctcattaggtacaatggaataaatggtgtaacagctatgtaatatcatgcacTTGTGTTGTACGAATGCCATGACTATAGTTTTACTTTTGACTGGTTATGAATTGCAAATGTATAGCTGGTAGCAGGCAGGCTTCATTCATGTTTATCAGATtatgagggtgctggcccaaatggtaCAGTCAAATTTGCAACAAAAAAGAGGCAgcataaagtgttttttttattattattgcataGGCTTTTTTCATCATGTGTCTTCTCCAGTAatttgtacatgtactgtattgtgctaaGTGAAGTTGAGCACCCCAGGCTGACAGGGGTCTGTTGCTGCCTGATGTTGTTGTCCAGAGTGGTGCGGATGTGAACGCCAAGGACATGCTGAAGATGACAGCGCTCCACTGGGCCACGGAGCACGGCCACCGGGGGGTGGCGGAGCTGCTGGTCAAGTACGGAGCAGACACCCACGCCATGAGCAAGTTCGACAAGACCCCCTTCCACATCGCCGTGGACAAAGGCAACACTGAGCTCATGCTTCTGCTGCAGGTACTGCACATTACTTCAATGAATGGTGACGTTTTCAGCTTGGGTGTCTTATCTCCTGAAAAGATCAGAGAGGTCTCTGAACATTGAGAATTATCCAAACATGTACTGAATCAGCTAGGCACTAATAGTGTGGCAAATACATTGGGGAAATATTGTCTTTTTAACAACTTGCACAATGTGTTTTGAATTGCAATATTCTTTACCATGTCCAAGTTAAAGGGGATTGTGCAGGTTAACTACAACTGATGATTATAGGTACTTAAAGCACTGAAGATATGCATACCATTTGAAAAATTCTCTGAAATGTTGTTTTAGTCCATGtattaatgtttatttttttaacagaATGTATTGATGATGTCATATTGGGGACTCCCCCTCACTACAGAGGCAATAGAATCATGCACTGTATTATGGGGAAAGAATAACTGCCACTTTTTCATTTGATATTAGGTTTTGTTGTAGTAGCCAACCAAATCAAATATACTAGATAATAGTTTAACTGTGTACAACTAACAAGAAAGTGGTGAAAATTCTTTTAAATCTTAACCTGCACAATCACCTTTAAGACATGCACGTTTAGAGtagacatgcatgcatatcggGATTATTTTGTTCTCttgatattgctgttgtgtgtcatGTAATGGTAgtgtaaaatgcattgtgtgtgtgttggcgtttcAGGAGGGTATGCAGAACCAGGTGAATATGAACCCCCTGAGCAGCTCCGCATCCTCCATCGCCAACCCCCagttcctcatctcctcctctgggGAAGTCATGAACCTCTCTGACCTCGTCCTCACAGCTGCAAAGCCTAATTCAGGTAGGTGAACATCACAGTTTGATATCATTTTATTTCTTAATTTATTCAAACCGGCTGTCACAACCAGAGATGAGTTCTAACCCTGTGTGTTGTTCCCTGTGGTCAAATCTGTCTTTAATGGTGCAGGGCACACTTCAAGTGCTGCTCATACTTTGGCATTAGCCTTGGTGCCCACTGCTATTTTCTTAAGACCCCAAAAATACAGGCAGTGCAGtaaaattgttgttgtttttgttatttgcGTATATTCTTCATGCATATCCCTTCTTCCTTGTTCTCTTTTTTGTACATAACCTACATAACCATAACCTTAAATCTTCGTGGACTTGTTTAATTTCTTTGTACAGGCACTCTATTCAAtacacagtatcacaactatgaaggtGAACTCAAAAtgttttcaaaatacacatacacaaatacacattcccacattcacacaccagctctagaGGCTGTCGCATGGctccaattgtccggggttcacgtaagagtgcacacacgcacatacacaaacaaagacaATGATGACAATACCAGTCTTGAACTCCATCTTATTTTTATCTTTTGTGTAAGCAGTTGGCACTGAAGAAGTGATTGCCGCCAACTCTGTGGACTCGGCGATCCAGCAGGTGGTTGGGGAAGGAGGTCAAAGGGTCATCACCATAGTTACGGACCAACAGGGCAACCTGCAGCCTGCTTCTCTGGGTCAGAAGTTCTTTGTCACCATGCAAGGCCAGCAAAGTGAGTTCTAGAATTCATACAAGTTCTACAGTACACAGCTGTGGAATATCGCTCCTGGAAGTTGTTAAATATAAATATGCCTTTAAAAACCTAGCTATAttggttgtgttttgtgtgcgtgtgcgtgcgtgcgtgcatgcctagagttattgtttttgtgtttgcattGTCAAGTGAGGCTTTTGATTGACCTTTCCTCTTGTATTGTTAACATTTTGGTTACTTTTTTACAAATGTATTTTTTCACCAAGCATTTGAAAAATGCTGGACAGGGAGACGCTCTTAACTGACTGAGCATTTTGCCAACAGTAAGGCCCTCGatacgcttgctgcaggatatgcgtGCGCGGGCACGTTTTGTGCATGAACGTGTTAACATGCGTTTTTCGTGTCAATTTTGTGTGTGCTAGATGCTGCATCCATAAGCGTGCGTTccgtgcgatatcttcaaaaaaCTGGGGGCAATCATATAAATAGCTGTACAGTTCCGCTCAAGTGTTTCCGGAGAAAACGATGATGGCTGCAGCTtttcaagagcgtctcattgagcttgTTCGAAATGATAAACATTTGTGCAATCATTTCCCTGTTGCACTTTGATAAAGCAGCGTGCAAATGTTGAAGCTGTTG from Engraulis encrasicolus isolate BLACKSEA-1 chromosome 5, IST_EnEncr_1.0, whole genome shotgun sequence includes:
- the gabpb2b gene encoding GA-binding protein subunit beta-2b isoform X1 translates to MSLVDLGKRLLDAARKGQDDDVRTLMANGAPFTTDWLGTSPLHLAAQYGHFSTAEVLLRAGVSRDARTKVDRTPLHMAAAEGHTTIVELLVKSGADVNAKDMLKMTALHWATEHGHRGVAELLVKYGADTHAMSKFDKTPFHIAVDKGNTELMLLLQEGMQNQVNMNPLSSSASSIANPQFLISSSGEVMNLSDLVLTAAKPNSGTLFNTQYHNYEVGTEEVIAANSVDSAIQQVVGEGGQRVITIVTDQQGNLQPASLGQKFFVTMQGQQMVAVPAGQITEEVVVEESKPPTPRKRKLEQVAAHVEPKVKQEKVDDKDSSRQQLELQLLEANRRAQEYRQQLLQKEEEAESYRLKLEAMTNGQPNGTEHGEGDGDEGDAGGQEEVVLQEDEDEEQEVEQEGEVVMLSEGTIIIKPGELDAEGGEGEGEEVTLVDAATGESTAVLQTPVST
- the gabpb2b gene encoding GA-binding protein subunit beta-2b isoform X2, which encodes MSLVDLGKRLLDAARKGQDDDVRTLMANGAPFTTDWLGTSPLHLAAQYGHFSTAEVLLRAGVSRDARTKVDRTPLHMAAAEGHTTIVELLVKSGADVNAKDMLKMTALHWATEHGHRGVAELLVKYGADTHAMSKFDKTPFHIAVDKGNTELMLLLQEGMQNQVNMNPLSSSASSIANPQFLISSSGEVMNLSDLVLTAAKPNSVGTEEVIAANSVDSAIQQVVGEGGQRVITIVTDQQGNLQPASLGQKFFVTMQGQQMVAVPAGQITEEVVVEESKPPTPRKRKLEQVAAHVEPKVKQEKVDDKDSSRQQLELQLLEANRRAQEYRQQLLQKEEEAESYRLKLEAMTNGQPNGTEHGEGDGDEGDAGGQEEVVLQEDEDEEQEVEQEGEVVMLSEGTIIIKPGELDAEGGEGEGEEVTLVDAATGESTAVLQTPVST